One stretch of Excalfactoria chinensis isolate bCotChi1 chromosome 2, bCotChi1.hap2, whole genome shotgun sequence DNA includes these proteins:
- the AGR3 gene encoding anterior gradient protein 3 encodes MLHSTLALSLLLIAVSSNLAMAIKKEKKAPQTLSRGWGDEITWVQTYEEGLYQAKKSNKPLMVIHHLEDCQYCQALKKAFAENEEIQEMAQDNFIMLNLMHETTDKNLSPDGQYVPRIMFIDPSLTVRADITGRYSNRLYTYEPQDIPFLIENMKKALRLIQTEL; translated from the exons ATGCTCCATTCAACATTGGCCTTGTCTCTTCTGCTAATTGCAGTCTCATCCAACCTTGCTATGgcaatcaaaaaggaaaaaaaagcacctcaGACGCTATCAAGAG GCTGGGGAGATGAAATAACCTGGGTACAAACTTATGAAGAAGGGCTTTATCAAGCTAAAAAAAG tAACAAGCCACTGATGGTCATTCATCATTTGGAAGACTGTCAATACTGTCAAG CATTGAAGAAAGCttttgctgaaaatgaagagatACAAGAAATGGCCCAAGACAATTTCATTATGTTGAACCTCATG CATGAAACCACAGATAAAAACCTGTCACCTGATGGACAATACGTGCCTCGAATCATGTTCATAG acCCATCTCTCACGGTGAGAGCTGATATCACAGGAAGATACTCAAATCGGCTGTACACTTATGAACCACAAGATATACCATTCT taataGAGAACATGAAGAAAGCACTACGCCTCATTCAGACAGAATTGTAA